One Capsicum annuum cultivar UCD-10X-F1 chromosome 2, UCD10Xv1.1, whole genome shotgun sequence genomic window carries:
- the LOC107861281 gene encoding protein ODORANT1-like has protein sequence MGHHCCSKQKVKRGLWSPEEDEKLIKHITTHGHSCWSSVPKLAGLQRCGKSCRLRWINYLRPDLKRGCFSEQEERIIIDVHRILGNKWAQIAKHLPGRTDNEVKNFWNSCIKKKLISQGFDPNTHNLLSRAAAAATPPHRNNKKKTNNNHTTSSVFTIETSLSPSSTKELVSMDMIKASLAALSPFPHTNSSTTVLTMPQFQTSWSHLYESACNYYNHVPIKTNIVYQNHSTSTGTFGIINENCMWGVTGFEPHHEFGPSNNIGHEEMQQGAQVQLQEENCLEEVYKVNDLHEFNKHGRIAENVTFDDSSDFDFEFVDSELIPCGIYTNVNSIDQLAWDC, from the exons ATGGGCCATCACTGCTGCAGCAAACAGAAAGTTAAGAGAGGCCTTTGGTCTCCAGAAGAAGATGAAAAACTCATTAAGCACATCACCACCCATGGCCATTCCTGCTGGAGTTCTGTCCCTAAACTAGCTG GATTACAGAGGTGTGGAAAAAGTTGCAGGCTGAGGTGGATAAATTACTTAAGGCCAGATCTGAAAAGGGGTTGTTTTAGTGAACAGGAAGAAAGGATCATAATTGATGTACACAGAATCTTGGGAAACAAATGGGCACAAATAGCCAAACATTTACCTGGCAGGACTGATAATGAAGTGAAGAATTTCTGGAATTCTTGCATAAAAAAGAAGCTTATTTCTCAAGGTTTTGATCCAAACACCCACAATCTCCTCTCTCgcgctgctgctgctgctactcCTCCTCATCGAAACAACAAGAAAAAAACCAACAATAATCATACCACATCATCAGTTTTCACTATTGAAACGAGTTTATCGCCATCATCAACCAAAGAATTAGTTTCAATGGACATGATCAAAGCAAGTCTTGCAGCATTGTCACCTTTTCCTCACACTAATAGTAGTACTACAGTATTAACTATGCCTCAGTTCCAAACAAGTTGGAGTCACTTATATGAATCTGCTTGCAATTATTATAATCATGTTCCCATCAAGACGAATATTGTTTACCAAAACCACAGTACTTCAACAGGGACGTTTGGAATTATTAATGAGAATTGTATGTGGGGTGTTACTGGATTCGAACCACATCATGAATTTGGTCCCTCCAACAATATTGGACATGAAGAAATGCAACAAGGAGCACAAGTTCAGCTTCAGGAAGAAAATTGTCTGGAGGAAGTGTACAAGGTTAATGATCTTCATGAGTTCAACAAGCATGGACGAATCGCGGAGAATGTAACATTCGATGACAGCTCTGACTTTGATTTTGAGTTTGTGGATTCTGAATTGATACCTTGTGGAATTTACACTAACGTAAATTCCATAGATCAACTTGCATGGGATTGTTAA
- the LOC107859724 gene encoding TMV resistance protein N, with translation MSLTEDNNMSSSSAPQITEIETYQHYWSYDVFLSFRGEDTRKSFVDHLYSTLHEKGIHAFRDDIELRRGKSISPELLNAIEKSRFAVVVFSKSYADSSWCLEELTKIVECNKQRGQTLIPVFYSVDPCVVRKQEESYEEAFVKHEENLKGDQETNNKIQRWRDALKEAASISGYDIQHMEDGHESRCIRQIAVQILNKLGHTRPKIAESLVGMEPQVQNLISLLNTNSSTDVRIIGIWGMGGIGKSTIARAVFDQLHDTFDGGCFLDNVREAASKFGLQALAEKLLSETLKETKDNLYSSTNLLMNRLSYKKVIIVLDDVDQDEQIENLLAGGHKGFGAGSRIIITTRNKQLLSAHGVDQVYEVSLLGTNEALMLFNKFAFKETKPMGPFEELALRVVKCAWGLPLALKVLGSFLHKREKEEWESELKRLEGIPHDDVIGKLKVSIDALSDLDKKILLDIACFFKGKRTKPVIKKFHAFGFKPEIGVPVLVQRSLLSISDDDTFQMHDLVQETAWYMVRHGQTKERYSRLWNPDDICDVMSKKSGTEAIEAIILAYPQREKLNLGSQALKGMENLRLLKIRNAYFSKGPSYLPNELQWLNWHKFPSASLPEAFEGDKLVGLKLSRGLILKLWTEDKYLENLKYLNLSYSDGLAITPDFSMMPNLEKLNLSNCKNLLGVHESLGTLTKLRYLNLSHCSKLKSLPNTIHLESLEKVLLWDCSKLGNFPQVIGLMPNLSELHLEGTAIKELPDSLINIGGLVSINLSNCKILESITYSICGLRCLRTLNLSGCSKLETLPETLGQLETLEEVLVDGTAITKLPSTISKMGNLKILSFSGCKNVKKKEPSFGVSSLSKFASMPNVKNLMKRSDGERKKPQAARPSLSGLRSLKKLDLSDSDLVDEIASDVWHLTSLEELNLSRNNFVQFPSRISGLPGFKVLKLEECKSLEVLPDLPLSIAAIEANECPALHSLGNLSAQHAFLRKVSFFNCFKLHQQSLKTGICAADLLLELLLQGHSIIYGRFSILIAGGKIPEWFDHQKIGGSISVQLPSDWQDNIVGISLCFLLESFIPNSRLGVTFKLISPDHREYTFESAPSAASRMGEVYETDHLWITYISFNLFRLLFPDFTAEDWTKVCGCLAIRIRPDPWTKVRRCGIKVVCKQDLSTLATERLGINQHSESKELVVYEGGDTGRNAEGGIKEDIAALMAGVTDLNWDVDPIEQDNTQHMNLRKSLAYKIQKTLSFEF, from the exons ATGAGCTTAACAGAAGACAATAACATGtcttcttcttctgctcctcAGATAACTGAAATTGAAACATATCAACATTATTGGTCTTATGATGTTTTCTTGAGCTTTAGAGGTGAGGACACTCGTAAGAGCTTCGTCGATCACCTCTACTCCACGCTGCACGAAAAAGGGATACATGCATTTCGTGATGACATAGAGTTAAGGAGGGGAAAATCCATTTCCCCTGAACTCCTTAACGCTATAGAGAAGTCTAGGTTTGCAGTTGTTGTTTTTTCGAAAAGTTATGCAGATTCATCGTGGTGTTTAGAGGAGCTGACGAAGATCGTTGAGTGCAACAAGCAGAGGGGACAAACGCTAATTCCAGTGTTTTACAGCGTGGATCCTTGTGTTGTGAGGAAACAGGAGGAGAGCTATGAAGAAGCATTTGTAAAACATGAAGAGAATTTGAAGGGAGATCAAGAGACCAATAATAAGATACAAAGATGGAGGGATGCTTTGAAGGAGGCAGCTAGCATCTCTGGTTATGACATCCAACACATGGAAGATGG GCACGAATCGAGGTGCATCAGACAAATTGCTGTGCAAATTTTGAACAAGTTGGGACATACACGACCGAAAATTGCAGAGAGTCTAGTCGGAATGGAGCCCCAAGTACAAAATTTAATATCCCTGTTAAACACAAATTCTTCTACTGATGTTCGCATAATTGGGATATGGGGTATGGGGGGTATAGGTAAATCAACTATTGCACGAGCTGTTTTTGATCAACTTCATGACACGTTCGACGGTGGCTGCTTTCTTGACAATGTTAGAGAGGCTGCATCAAAATTTGGACTGCAAGCTTTGGCAGAAAAATTGCTCTCTGAGACGCTGAAAGAGACAAAAGACAATCTTTACTCCAGCACCAATTTGCTGATGAACAGGCTGAGCTATAAAAAAGTGATCATCGTTCTTGAtgacgtggatcaagatgagcaGATCGAGAACTTGCTGGCTGGAGGACACAAGGGGTTCGGGGCTGGTAGTAGAATAATCATCACAACAAGAAACAAGCAATTGTTATCTGCTCATGGAGTGGATCAAGTTTATGAAGTTAGCCTATTAGGGACTAACGAGGCATTAATGCTCTTCAACAAATTTGCCTTCAAGGAAACTAAACCTATGGGTCCTTTCGAGGAACTAGCACTACGCGTTGTGAAATGTGCTTGGGGTCTCCCCTTAGCTCTCAAAGTGTTGGGGTCATTtcttcacaaaagagaaaaggaagAATGGGAGAGCGAGTTGAAGAGGCTGGAGGGAATTCCTCATGATGATGTGATAGGGAAACTGAAAGTGAGCATTGATGCATTGAGTGATCTAGACAAGAAAATACTGCTTGATATTGCTTGTTTCTTCAAGGGGAAACGTACAAAACCCGTGATCAAGAAATTCCACGCTTTCGGTTTCAAACCTGAAATTGGAGTGCCAGTACTTGTTCAAAGATCTCTGTTGTCCATATCTGATGATGACACATTTCAGATGCACGATTTAGTTCAAGAAACCGCTTGGTACATGGTTCGCCATGGACAAACCAAAGAAAGATACAGCAGGTTGTGGAATCCTGATGACATATGTGATGTCATGTCAAAGAAATCA GGTACAGAAGCAATTGAGGCAATAATATTAGCTTACCCTCAAAGAGAAAAATTGAACTTAGGATCGCAAGCCTTAAAAGGTATGGAAAATCTACGTCTACTAAAAATCCGCAATGCCTACTTCAGTAAAGGTCCAAGTTATCTTCCAAATGAGTTACAATGGCTCAACTGGCACAAGTTCCCCTCAGCCTCACTTCCAGAAGCATTTGAAGGAGATAAGCTTGTTGGACTTAAGCTAAGTCGCGGCCTGATTTTGAAACTATGGACAGAAGATAAG TACCTTGAAAATCTGAAGTATTTGAACCTCAGCTACTCCGATGGTCTAGCTATCACTCCAGACTTCAGTATGATGCCAAACCTTGAAAAGTTGAACCTGAGCAACTGTAAGAATTTGTTAGGAGTTCATGAGTCGCTTGGAACTCTGACAAAGCTTCGATACTTGAATTTGTCTCACTGCTCAAAGCTAAAGAGTCTCCCAAATACCATTCACCTTGAATCATTGGAAAAAGTTCTCCTTTGGGACTGCTCTAAACTTGGAAATTTCCCTCAAGTTATCGGCTTAATGCCTAATCTTTCTGAACTCCATTTGGAAGGGACTGCTATTAAAGAGCTACCCGACTCCCTCATAAACATCGGTGGCCTTGTCTCCATAAACCTCAGCAATTGCAAAATCCTGGAAAGTATAACTTACAGCATCTGTGGTTTGAGATGTCTCAGGACTCTGAATCTCTCTGGCTGTTCCAAACTTGAGACATTGCCCGAAACTCTTGGCCAATTGGAAACTCTGGAAGAAGTCCTTGTAGATGGAACTGCCATTACCAAACTACCATCAACTATCTCCAAAATGGGAAATTTGAAAATCCTTTCTTTCAGTGGATGTAAGAATGTTAAGAAGAAGGAACCGTCATTTGGGGTGTCGAGTTTAAGCAAGTTCGCTTCAATGCCAAATGTCAAGAATCTGATGAAGCGATCAGATGGAGAGAGAAAGAAGCCACAAGCAGCACGACCATCGTTATCTGGTTTGCGTTCCTTGAAGAAATTAGATCTTAGCGACTCTGATTTGGTGGATGAAATTGCCTCAGATGTTTGGCACTTGACCTCATTGGAGGAGTTAAATTTGAGCCGAAACAATTTTGTTCAGTTTCCTTCAAGAATATCTGGACTCCCAGGATTCAAAGTCCTGAAATTGGAAGAGTGCAAGAGCCTTGAAGTACTGCCTGATCTTCCATTGAGTATTGCAGCGATAGAGGCGAACGAGTGCCCTGCCCTACACAGTCTTGGAAATCTTTCAGCCCAACACGCATTCTTAAGGAAGGTTTCATTTTTCAATTGTTTCAAATTGCACCAACAAAGCCTGAAAACCGGCATTTGTGCTGCAGACTTGTTATTGGAGTTGCTACTTCAG GGGCACTCTATCATATATGGTCGGTTCAGTATACTGATTGCTGGGGGAAAGATCCCCGAGTGGTTTGATCATCAGAAAATTGGTGGTTCCATCTCAGTCCAGCTACCTTCAGATTGGCAAGATAACATAGTGGGTATTTCATTGTGTTTCCTTTTGGAGAGCTTTATTCCAAACTCAAGACTAGGTGTTACTTTCAAGTTAATAAGTCCAGACCACAGAGAATACACATTCGAAAGTGCACCTTCTGCTGCTTCAAGGATGGGGGAGGTGTATGAAACCGATCATCTGTGGATAACTTATATCTCTTTCAATCTTTTTCGGCTCCTCTTCCCCGATTTCACAGCTGAAGACTGGACTAAAGTTTGTGGTTGTCTAGCAATCAGAATAAGACCGGATCCATGGACAAAAGTAAGGAGGTGCGGAATTAAGGTTGTTTGCAAACAAGATTTGAGCACGTTGGCAACTGAACGCTTGGGGATTAATCAACATTCTGAGAGCAAAGAGTTAGTGGTGTATGAAGGAGGAGATACAGGAAGAAATGCAGAAGGTGGAATCAAAGAGGATATCGCTGCACTTATGGCTGGTGTTACTGACCTGAATTGGGATGTTGATCCCATTGAGCAAGATAACACTCAGCACATGAACTTGAGGAAATCACTTGCTTACAAAATCCAAAAGACTCTTTCTTTTGAGTTCTAG